The following nucleotide sequence is from Macaca fascicularis isolate 582-1 chromosome 15, T2T-MFA8v1.1.
GTGGTagaaggccttcaccagatgtggcccctcTACCTTTCACTTCGCAGCCTCCAAAATggtaagaaataaacttcttttctttgtaaattacccaggctGTGGTAGTCCTTTATACCAACAAAAAATTGACTAAGACAGACATCTTCGAGGGCCGTTTTCCTGTCTATCACATTCATCCTCCTACATTCACTTCctacaactttcctttccatgACTTTTACACTCTAAGGCAAACCTGTTCTGCATTTTCTGTGTGTACCACACTTCCTCACGCCTTCACAACTGCCAATCCTTCTACTGGAAAAGTGCTTGGCCCTCCTGGTTTTCTACCTGTGGAACTCTAAGAGACAGAACAGAATAGTGGGTAAGAGGCCtaactctggagtcagactgcttAGGCTCAAATATGAGTCTGTCACTTACTAGAGATTTTTGGTaaattgtttggttttgtgttaaCCTAGATCTAAACGCCAGATTGTAACAaacacaagaaacagaaaaaccaggGAAACTGCACCACAAGGAAACAATTACACAGATCCAGAATGTGTAATGTTCCACAGGCAAAAATGACCTGGTTTGATGAACTGATGCTAAAAAAGGTGGCAGGGGTGTGTGCGGGGAGGATGTCTATGTAGGTAGAGGTCAGGGGTTGTTTAAAGAACACTAAAAGGGACAATAACaaaatgtggctgggtgtggtggctcacgcctgtaatgccagcactttgggatgctgaggcgcccagatcatctgaggttgggagttcgagaccagcctgaccaatatggagaaaccccgcctctgctaaaaatacaaaattagctggatgtggtggtgggcacctgtaatcccagctactcgggaggcttaggcaagagaattgcttgaacccaggaggcggaggctgcggtgagcagagatcgtgccattgcactctagcccgggcaacaagagtgaaaccccatctcaaaaaaaaaaagagagagacagtaaCAAAATGAAAGATGTAGGCCCACGTTTGAAAACAGAGTTAAACAAACTAACTGTAAAAAGCTTTGGTGGGGCAGTCAGGGGAATGTGATTCTAAAACAGCTATAAAAGAGTATTAAGGACCTCTAAGTGTAATAATGACGTggttaagtatttttttaaaaattttcctgagATGCACACCATAAACACAGAGATACACTGAACAATTTTATTCAGGAGTGAACTGACATATCTGAGATCTCTTCAGTAacattctaggaaaaaaaaagttacaggggaacagaTGAAACATGATTGGCAAATGGAAATTGCTGAAGCTAAATGACTGGAACAAGTCGAGTATCCCTTACCCAAAGcacttgggaccagaagtgtttcagggttttttggaatttggaatattagcattttatttacCAGTTCAGTATCTCTAAttggaaaatctgaaatctgaagtgCTCCAATGAGCATATCCTTTGAGCTCCTGTCAGTGTTGTTCAACATTTTGGACTTTTGGAGCATTTCGGATTTTCAGATTAAGGATGCACAACCTGTACGTGGAAGCTGATTCTATTATACCATGTGTTTGAAATTTTCACAATGCAGATGGTCCTTGACTTACAATGGTccaacttacaattttttttgacTTGTCAGGATGTAATCCCATTGTAAATTAAGGAATATCTGTACATTTAGTTAAAAATGTATCTCCTAGgaagtttttttccccccaggtTCTGCCAGAAAGTAATTTCCTTGTCCATTTTCCTTAACAGTTTATTCACATTTTTGCCATCATAGTAATTATATATCTAATTACGCTTATGTTATTATACTGTGCCTAAAATTTACTTCTTATTGTGTGCTTATGTGCAAGGGACTctgctatgtgctgggcactgcatggtgaacaaaacagacatggaCTCTACACTAGCTTCACagagagtttgttttgttttgttttgttttgttttgttttgagacggagtcttgctttgtcgcccaggctggagtgcagtggctcaatcttagctcactaACAGTGAGTATTTTATAGTGCAGATAGGGAGACAAACATCTCCTAAGCAAACATACAATTGCAACAGCGGGAGAGAAGCCAACTGGAGTCGGTGGCAACGGCATAATGGGGAAATTGAGGAACCTTCTCTAGAGAAGGTAATTAAGGAAGGCCTTTCAGAAAATGAAATCCTTAATCTGAGACCTGAAGGATTCCATCACATGTGAACGAATGTTTGTGTCTGCTCCTACTCACCAAATCATGCGTGGAAattccaggccaggtgctgtggctcactcctgtaattctgttacaggaaaggggtcccatccagatcccaagagagaATTCTTGGATCtggtgcaagaaagaattcagggtgagtccgcAGTGCAAActgaaagtaagtttattaagaaagtaaaggaataaaaggatggctactccatagacagaacagctgagggctgctggttgcccatttttatggttattttttgatGATAAGCTAAACAAgtggtggattattcatgcctcccctttttagaccatatagggtaacctcctgatgttgccatggcatttgtaaactgtcatggcactggtgggagcaTAGCAGTGAGgaggaccagaggtcactctcttcgccattttggttttggtgcgTTTTGGTTggctcctttactgcaacctgttttatcagcaacgTCTTTATGACCTATATTTTCTGCTGACCTCCCGTTTCATCATgtgccttaactgtctgggaatgcagcccagtaagtTTTAGCCTCAGCTTACCCAGCTCctgtttaagatggagttgctctggttcactaGCCTCtgacaatcccagcactttgggaggccaaggtgatcagataacttgaggttaggagttcgagaccagtctagccaaaatagtgaaaactcgtttctgctaaaaatacaaaaactagctgggcgtggtggcggtggcctgtaatcccagctgctctggagcctgaggcagagtggcttgaacctgggagggggaggttgcagtgagcccagattacaccactgcactccagcttgagcaagagtgagactgtctccagcaaaaaaaaaaggaaattgcaaACACCCTCTTCCTCCAAGTCACTGTATTAGTaaattaggaggtggggcctttgggaagtaatccAGATTAGACGGTCACGAGGATGGGGCCCTCACCATGGAGAATATAAATGTCCTTAGAGGGCCTGTCTCCTCACTTGTTCAGAAACCTGGAGAAGTCCGTGGTCTGCAGCGTGGAAAAGAGTGCCCGGACCTCTCACTTCCAGCCTCTAGTCTGGAGACTTTGTCTAAGTCACCCTATGTCACTTAGTCACAGCCACCCTGAGCCCACTAGCCTGTATTGCGCTGGAGCATTTcgcataaaaagaaattaatataaaaatgatacgTGCTCATTGTGGAAAACgtgaaaaaataccaaaaagatcACTTTTAATTCTAATGCATAAAAATAACCACAACTTACATGTTTCTCCCAGTTAACTTTTTTATATGAACGAGTGTTTTTAAACTAGGGTCAGTATTAAAAGACCAGAAGTAGTTTAACATTATCTTAAACCCCCTTATCCAGGAATTAGCATTTGTATTCTCGGCCGCTGCAGAACGTTACTTCAATCCCTCAAACTTTCCGTGGCTTGGGTCTGCCCTGGTTTTGAACACTAGGTTAGGCTACAAAAAGCATCCTGGGTCTCTGGCCCATTtctttttagagacggggtctagctctgttgctcaggcctgtctggaactcctgggcttaagcgaaactccacctgggcctcccgaGTGACTGCGCCGCCACCAAGCCGGCTCCCGCCCTCTCTCTATGCGTGGCTCCGCGGGCTCCATTCTCCACACACTTGTCTGGGGGGCGCCAGGAGCCCCTCACCGGCCAGGCCGCAAACTCAGTAAGTGCACGAGGCTGCGGACCGGTCGGCTGCGCAAAGCAGCCCCGGACACAGCCACGACGCGGCCGCCTGGCGCTCCTCTCACCCAGCCGACCGCGCAGCCGCCCTCCCTCTCACACCGCGGAGCCTTTCTGCCTTTTACTATTTTTCAAAGCGGACCTAGGCTCCTGGCTCGAGCCTGAGGGGATACAAGGCGTCACGAGGGGGGCCATCACAGCGCCAGGTCGACAGCTTCCGCTGAAAGCCCTGTGCCGCTCAAAGCCCCGTGGCCCACGCTTCCGGCCTCGACCGACTAGGTCATCAACAAACCCCGTGATACCTCGCTCCACCCTCAGGTCCTCCACCCCAACGGTTCCGTGTCCTGGAACTTTCCACGTTCCTGCGCACGCGCTCTGCGACGCTTAACGTCCAGACTCCGCCCTCCTCTGGCCACGCCCCTGCCCGTCAAGGGCGCTCCCGCCCCCGTGCCGTACCTATTCTCCACTTCTTCCCGCGGGCAACTTCGCAACAGATCTCTGATTGGCTGACCCGGGAAGCCGACTTCGTGAAGCGGTGGCGACGATAGGCTGGCAGCCGGCCGACTTCCGCAGAAGGCGATTGGTCGGTACTGCTGTCCAATCGGCGGCGGGCTGTCGGATTCAAATCGGGATCGTTGAGACTGCGGTCGTTAGTCTCTGGCGAGTCGTTGCTTTGGCAGGACGTGGACGTGTCTACTGCTGCTCCCGCTTTTCGCGCTCTCTCGTTTCATTTTCGGCAGTGCGCCAGCAGGATGGCCCACAAGCAGATCTACTACTCGGACAAGTACTTCGACGAACACTACGAATACCGGTGAGCGGCTTTCTCAGACCCCGAGTCGGCTCTCTCAGCTGGGGCCCCCGCGGGCGGGGCGACCAAGGCGTAACAGGGTCGGGGGGGGGGTGCCGGGGTCTGGGGGGCGGAGCCCGAGGGCGAGGGCCGGAGTTTGGGGTCGCGGCCACCTGGTGCCCCGCGTAGTCGGTCATAGTTGGGTGCCTGGCGCGCCCGGCCGATTGGGCCTTTGTTCGGTGTGCGCGGAGGGTGAGGGAAGAGCGGCCACGGGGCCGCATTTAGTGCCCGGGTAGGAACCGGCGCAACTTGGGAGTCCCGGGGTCCTCGGCGACGCGGAGTGACCCTCCGGTCACTTTTTTCTCGGCCGTCGCACGGCCGTTCAGTAACTGGTCTCAGTTCCAGTTGTTTGAACCAGTCCAGGAAAACCTGCCTGGTGCCGTCCTTTTCCGTTCGCAACCGTGCCACACACTTTCCCTGTTTCTGACGGGGTGATGCAACTTTTACTAGTTTGTGGTCTAGAGTGGTAATTTTCATTTGTTAACATACAGGAACACACTTGTCTTCTTGTTTTTAAAGTGAGTGGTATAAGTTTTGGGGGCGACCCACCGAAAATGAGCTTGATGGGAATTCGAAAATGTTTACTGGGGATGGTGATTTGGGCCATTATATATTAGCCGCAGTCATACAATTGAGGGCATTATTAAAGGAGTTTCATTTTAAGGCCGATTAAGAACTTGAGTGGACTTTCGGCCTTATTTTCTGCTAGTCTACACTGGCCAAATTTTGGGCTTCGAGGAACTTTTGCGTTTGAGTCCTGAAGCGATGTACCAGAACGTAGTGTCAGTAAAATCAGACAGATTTTAAATGTCCCTATCCCCCAATTAAACTAGACTGGGGGAAAGCGGGTAGGgacatttaaaatgtgttgtcCTCCTTGTGTGCGGGACACTTCATTTAGGGCGTAGCTTCAGAGACCAGTTAACTCCTTTTTCTTACTAGGTAGTGACTAGAACGCTGCGTCCTGGGATACTACCAAGATTTCGGGGAGATAAAGCCCATGCCGTCGTTGCCCAAATTGTGACCTTGTTTTCTGTCTGCTGCCGTTGTAGGTTAGATTTCTACGAATGCtatttaaggaagaaagaacaaaacccTGGGcggtttctctttttctctccctcccagcAGCATGGAAGTCTGTTTTCACATGAGGAATACTGAAGATTTCTATGGGTAGTAATAATTGCACCCTTTTGTATTCCTAGCTAGAAAAATACCATGTTTTTCTGGCTGTAGGTGAATTTCAAGTAGATTGTCTTAACTTTATAGTAATAACTATACAGTTCTAATCGTGTAATATGCTGGCACAGTGTTCAATTATGTGATGCTAATCAAGAGCCATATTGAGGATATCCGATAATGAACACAATGTAAACCGTAATAACCTTACTAAAACCTGGAGAATTATTCTGAAACACATCTGGTGCCAAGTGTTTAGGATAAGGATTTAAGGGTTGGTACAAGTTTCTTTTGGGGCATAATACTGAAAGTAAGTGAAGGTATTTCTCAGACTTCTTTCTGATGGCAGTAGGtccattttttagttttaatatacTCAAATGATTTGTGTGTGGTAATGAAGAAGGTTTACATATCTGAAGTGATTTATTTTAACCCAGTAAAAATTAGAGCTGGTATTAATTGGCCAAGGCACTAACCTTTATGAAACAGGATAGTAATTTCCACAGATAATTTTAAAGGGGAAACTAGTGATAATATACCGCTAAGGCATGAGTCTAGGGTGGTTTGTATTAATATGTAATGGTGCAGCATGCAATGTAAACTTAAAAGGCTAGTATTTATTTTTCCCAGTGTGCAGTTATCTATATCTTTCTTAGATTTTTCTTAATTGCAAACTTAATTTCCTAGTCCTTTTACGTGAAGGTCTTAATGTTTCTAAGGGCATAACAGTgggtgcccccacccccacatcaTGGAAGTCTGTTTTCGCAGGAGAAAAACTGGTAATATCTCTGGGCAGGTTTACAAATTAGTAATACTTGCACTATTTTGCTCTTCAACTGAAATAAACGTTAgattttggaaaaattttcctTACGTGTAGTTTGAAAACTCTGTGTGGCAAAATATAGGTAGACTCCTCATATGGGCTTgatattttaaacagtttttaaacaGTTTTCCTTTATAAAGAAACCCTGATGGAGGAGAGCCTGTTTCCGCGTTTATGGAGAAGGGTGGTAACTTCTATCTAAATAACTTGTTGGTAGATTTATGTACTCTGTAAATTTGAAAGACAAAAGGTACAAAAGCACTACGTTTCTCTTTGAGAATAATCAACAATATAGAAGATAGAAAGAAGATAACATTATTTGTAGAGCCTTAAAAGTTAGATGTTAAAGCAGTATTTAAAGAATGTGGGTGATAACTGGTAAGAATTACAAAGAGTCACCATATAGTTCACTGGAATTGGTGAAAACTGCAAATTATGGTAGTAAGGTATGACTTCGTGGCCTTAAGGCAATCTAGCAACataaaagaatttttctgaggCTCACTTTGCCCTGCAAGTGAATTGGTACTTAACCAACCACAGACTAAAATTTAAGTTGATGACAGCTGGGTGCTTATAATGGGTTAGGGGTTCAGTTTACTGCGTCTCAGAAAGTGACGAGATTGCACCTCATTCATCCCCATCCAACTGACTCACAGACATACCTTATACTGGTTAAAAATTTGGGTTGGTGGTTATGGATGGTTCAGTATAAAACTTGCTACTACTGGAGATGGTAAATATGGGGCTGAGAATTGTGACTTCTATAAAATCCTTTTTATGGTAATTGAGTAAAAGTTCTTACTCAATTTGGGGAAGGAGATTTGTCTGGCAATCTTTGACAGAATGCTTTGGGATACTCTTAATGATACAGATTTGTTTTTGAGAACTCGTACAGTTGTACATATTGATGGTTTAACTTTGAAGGTTATTCCATGCTTGCCTAAGAAACTGAACAATGTAAGTTTTGGATACAGGTCAGTAAGTTAACTGGAAAACTGAGGTTGCACACAATGTGTATGTGCAGTTagtggttttctgtttttaattctgaaCACAGTACTTGAAGTATAAGGCAACTTCTGGAGCATACAAGGACTGGTAGTTACTACAAAACTAGTGTTGGGAAGAGGAAACCCAAATTAACTGTAACTTACATTTTTCCTTACATAAAAGTCTAATAATCTGGGACACGGATAACAGCTCTACAGTCAGGGAGTAGGCTGGGTCCTTACCTCTTGTTGCTTTACCGTTCTCAATTTACTGTTGCTTCTGTGGTCCTAGACTCCTGCTCTGGCTCCCTGATCGTATTAATGTACATTCaacaagaaggagaaaaagtagAGTTCAGCATGTTCTTTCCCTTTGAGAAAACTTTTCATAATAAGTTACACATTTTCTTGTATCTTGTTGGCTTATGATTTGGAGGCTGGTTAACCATATGCTCAACTTATATTTTGGGGTTCTATTCCTGAAGAAGATTCAGGCAACTGGTAAGCATTCTCTGGTAAGAGAAAAAGATTAATCCTAAGGAAAATGCCTTCTGCTTTTGGATTGCGCACCCTTAGCTCCCTAATTTGAACATAGGCCATCACATCAGAATTAAAGGTAGTAGAGTGTAATTCTCAATATTAAAGCAACAGAGTTGCTAAAGGGACATGTATAAAGCGACAGTTGTAGAAAAGGCACTGGACTAATACTTGGCTGTATCTTTTAACAGGCATGTTATGTTAcccagagaactttccaaacaaGTACCTAAAACTCATCTGATGTCTGAAGAGGAGTGGAGGAGACTTGGTGTCCAACAGAGTCTAGGCTGGGTTCATTACATGATTCATGAGCCAGGTAAGCTTTGCTATATTATAGTAGAGCAGTAATTGTTGAAATATTGGTGGTTATGgctgtcaaaattttaaaaatatcattgacATCAACTGATATCTCAAAGTAACTCTTCTGATAA
It contains:
- the CKS2 gene encoding cyclin-dependent kinases regulatory subunit 2, with the translated sequence MAHKQIYYSDKYFDEHYEYRHVMLPRELSKQVPKTHLMSEEEWRRLGVQQSLGWVHYMIHEPEPHILLFRRPLPKDQQK